A single Silvibacterium dinghuense DNA region contains:
- a CDS encoding ArsR/SmtB family transcription factor — MTLDIGSTIHNHMVVDKLGTTFAALSDPTRRAMIERLSHGPASVHGLTEPFALSQQMISKHIAYLVRARIVIKTKSGRESICTLRPEAIKTVSDWAMSYRRFWEESFDKLEVVVNQMKKEEG; from the coding sequence ATGACACTTGACATTGGCTCGACGATCCACAACCATATGGTTGTGGATAAGTTGGGTACAACATTTGCGGCTTTGTCTGATCCAACCCGGCGGGCAATGATCGAGCGGCTCTCCCATGGGCCAGCCTCTGTGCATGGATTGACGGAACCGTTTGCCCTCTCGCAGCAGATGATTTCAAAACATATTGCCTACCTGGTGCGGGCGCGGATTGTGATCAAGACGAAGAGTGGACGAGAGAGTATTTGCACGCTTAGGCCAGAGGCAATTAAGACAGTAAGCGACTGGGCGATGAGCTATCGCCGATTCTGGGAAGAGAGCTTCGACAAACTGGAAGTGGTTGTCAATCAAATGAAGAAAGAGGAGGGGTGA
- a CDS encoding LolA family protein, whose translation MTKRSKWLGAAVSLGAILLAGAPGIAHAQNADLQKVLSQMDAAAAKFQSAQAEVSADQYTAVVDSHDMQTGTIAFRRAGKATEMVMHIKTDNGQPSLKDVLYKGSEIDFYQPALKQETILAASAEYEKYLSLGFGGSGKELAADWNIKYLGTETIDGVETAKLDLTSKSGPNQNFSHITIWVDSARSVSLRQQVFQPGGDYRLANYSNIKLNGVPESAFTLKLPADVQKVRH comes from the coding sequence ATGACAAAGCGATCGAAATGGCTGGGCGCCGCGGTTTCGCTGGGCGCCATTCTTTTGGCGGGCGCACCGGGCATCGCGCACGCACAGAACGCGGATCTTCAGAAGGTATTGAGCCAGATGGATGCTGCCGCGGCAAAGTTCCAGAGCGCTCAGGCTGAAGTCTCTGCTGACCAGTACACAGCGGTTGTGGACAGCCACGATATGCAAACCGGCACGATCGCCTTCCGGCGCGCGGGCAAGGCCACCGAGATGGTGATGCACATCAAGACTGACAATGGCCAGCCGTCACTGAAGGATGTTCTCTACAAGGGGAGCGAAATCGACTTCTACCAGCCCGCGCTCAAACAGGAGACGATCCTTGCTGCTTCTGCCGAGTATGAGAAGTACCTCTCCCTCGGCTTCGGGGGCAGCGGCAAGGAGCTGGCTGCGGACTGGAACATCAAATATCTGGGCACAGAGACCATCGATGGCGTCGAGACAGCGAAGCTGGATCTGACGTCGAAGAGCGGACCCAACCAGAATTTTTCGCATATCACGATCTGGGTCGACAGCGCACGCAGTGTCTCTCTGCGCCAGCAGGTCTTCCAGCCTGGCGGCGACTATCGGCTGGCGAATTACTCCAACATCAAGCTGAACGGGGTACCGGAGAGCGCTTTTACGCTGAAGCTTCCGGCAGACGTGCAGAAGGTGCGCCACTAA
- a CDS encoding SAM-dependent methyltransferase — translation MSIFTQQDPSGEPLSVFGPRNGYSTQIGFLVSQLNWMRAVVLSRLKGRSVEELDWLPHPDANSIGALLMHLAAADVYYGLNTFDGVPWGRFSYEARKKWGVAINLGHTARVRYKGFDLQYYLTHLSEAREHTLKELSKRDDDWLMAIDPSWSWGPTNNLCKWFHVCEHESHHLGQIDLLLKQLPRRQVPDKRSLHKGQASRTALGVALRRATHQVYDASPLVLNDPIAVPLLGNRYTKVLADSEEDLYEESSRMMRAWLVARSRFAEDHLARAVGDGVRQYVLLGAGLDTFGFRNPHPRLEVYEVDHPATQSWKKELAEASGVVIPESLHFVAVDFETQKLSERLEEAGLDANVPTVFAMLGVVMYLTADAFGETLKYIADFPGKSGVIFDYAVPRDMLPADEIDARDELASRVESIGEPFRLFFSPYEVKDVLGAFESIQDVDDEELNRLYFAGRTDQLNLKGRSGHMIAAFRGSSSVT, via the coding sequence ATGAGCATTTTTACCCAGCAGGACCCGTCGGGAGAACCCCTCTCTGTGTTTGGACCCCGCAACGGGTACAGTACCCAGATTGGTTTCCTTGTGTCGCAGCTCAACTGGATGCGAGCAGTGGTCCTCTCGCGCTTGAAAGGTCGCTCGGTTGAGGAACTCGATTGGTTGCCCCATCCTGACGCGAACTCGATCGGTGCTTTGTTGATGCATCTAGCCGCTGCCGACGTTTACTACGGCTTAAACACCTTCGACGGTGTTCCGTGGGGCCGGTTTTCCTATGAAGCTCGCAAAAAGTGGGGTGTGGCAATCAACCTTGGTCACACAGCGCGAGTCCGCTACAAGGGTTTTGATCTGCAGTACTACCTGACTCATCTATCTGAGGCGCGGGAACACACCTTGAAGGAATTGAGTAAGCGAGACGACGATTGGCTCATGGCGATTGACCCGTCATGGAGTTGGGGACCTACCAATAACCTCTGCAAATGGTTTCATGTGTGCGAACACGAGTCTCATCATCTGGGCCAGATTGATCTCCTTTTGAAGCAGCTACCAAGACGGCAAGTTCCCGATAAGCGCAGTTTGCACAAGGGCCAGGCATCTCGTACCGCACTCGGTGTAGCGTTGCGACGGGCGACTCATCAGGTCTACGACGCAAGCCCACTGGTGTTAAACGACCCCATCGCCGTGCCGCTGCTCGGGAACAGATACACGAAAGTCCTGGCGGACTCCGAAGAAGATTTGTATGAGGAATCATCCCGGATGATGCGAGCATGGTTGGTAGCACGCAGCCGCTTCGCTGAAGATCACTTGGCACGGGCAGTGGGAGATGGTGTTCGCCAGTATGTCCTCTTGGGGGCCGGTCTCGACACCTTCGGATTCAGGAATCCGCACCCACGGCTCGAGGTGTACGAGGTTGACCATCCAGCAACGCAGTCATGGAAGAAAGAGTTGGCTGAAGCGAGTGGAGTAGTGATCCCGGAGTCTCTCCACTTTGTGGCAGTAGACTTCGAAACGCAGAAGCTCTCCGAACGGCTAGAGGAGGCGGGGCTTGACGCCAATGTGCCGACAGTCTTCGCGATGCTCGGGGTAGTTATGTATCTGACGGCCGATGCCTTCGGAGAGACGCTCAAGTACATTGCTGACTTTCCAGGGAAAAGTGGCGTGATCTTTGACTACGCTGTGCCACGCGACATGCTTCCGGCCGACGAGATCGATGCTCGAGATGAGCTTGCTAGCCGTGTCGAAAGTATCGGCGAACCATTTCGGTTGTTTTTCAGTCCCTACGAAGTCAAGGACGTGCTTGGCGCCTTTGAGTCGATCCAAGATGTGGACGATGAGGAGCTAAATCGCCTCTATTTCGCAGGCCGAACCGATCAGCTCAACCTTAAAGGAAGGTCCGGTCACATGATCGCTGCTTTCAGAGGCTCTTCGTCTGTAACGTAA
- the serS gene encoding serine--tRNA ligase: MLDLSFVRSSLELVEKKLRDRGQDPAALLGDFRKNDENRRKRVTEIELLRAEKKKVSEEVGRLKRSGEDASILMEQSRVLADKINKLEFVLTEFDRVIFPMLMQIPNLPADDVPVGKSEHDNVEVKKWGTPRTFDFTPKPHWEIGEELGILDLERGAKLSGARFAVYWGAGARLERALASFMVDIHTREHGYTEVLPPFIVNGASLFGTGQLPKFAEDLFRCADPDHVAQEESEEREKEFGDVDQNRYLRALFNDHWLIPTAEVPLTNLFRDETLEDAQLPLSLTAYTPCFRSEAGSYGKDVRGIIRQHQFQKVEMVKFSRPEESMDELEKLTRNAETILERLGLPYRRVLLCTGDMGFGSAKTFDLEVWLPGQQAYREISSCSNCGDFQARRAGIRYRAKGQNKAQFLHTLNGSGLAVGRTWLAILENYQQADGSVTVPEALVPYMGGETVIRPRAGASLSAVVAGKEK; this comes from the coding sequence ATGCTCGATCTGTCCTTTGTGCGCTCCAGCCTGGAGCTGGTAGAGAAGAAACTGCGCGACCGCGGTCAGGACCCCGCCGCGCTGCTGGGCGATTTCCGCAAAAATGATGAGAACAGGCGGAAGCGCGTCACCGAAATTGAACTGCTTCGTGCCGAAAAGAAGAAAGTTTCCGAGGAAGTCGGGCGTCTCAAGCGGAGTGGCGAGGACGCATCGATTTTGATGGAGCAGAGTCGCGTGCTAGCAGACAAAATCAACAAGCTTGAGTTTGTGCTGACGGAGTTTGATCGGGTTATCTTCCCGATGCTTATGCAGATTCCGAATTTGCCGGCCGATGACGTGCCAGTGGGCAAGAGCGAGCACGATAATGTCGAAGTGAAGAAGTGGGGTACGCCTCGCACATTCGACTTCACGCCGAAACCGCACTGGGAGATTGGCGAAGAGCTAGGCATTCTCGATCTCGAGCGCGGAGCAAAGCTCTCCGGTGCCAGATTTGCGGTCTACTGGGGTGCGGGTGCGCGGCTCGAACGGGCGCTGGCCAGTTTCATGGTCGATATCCACACCCGAGAGCATGGCTATACCGAGGTGCTACCGCCCTTCATAGTCAATGGGGCAAGTTTATTCGGCACCGGGCAACTGCCAAAATTCGCGGAGGATCTGTTCCGCTGCGCAGACCCCGATCATGTCGCGCAAGAGGAATCGGAGGAAAGGGAGAAAGAGTTTGGGGACGTAGATCAGAATCGATATCTCCGGGCTCTGTTTAATGATCACTGGCTGATCCCGACCGCCGAAGTGCCGCTGACCAACCTCTTCCGCGATGAGACGCTCGAAGACGCGCAGCTGCCATTGTCGCTGACCGCTTATACGCCATGTTTCCGTTCCGAGGCCGGCTCTTACGGCAAGGATGTGCGCGGCATCATTCGCCAGCACCAGTTCCAGAAGGTGGAGATGGTGAAGTTCTCCCGCCCCGAGGAGAGCATGGACGAGCTTGAGAAGCTCACCCGCAACGCCGAAACCATCCTCGAGCGCCTGGGGTTGCCCTACCGCCGCGTGCTGCTCTGCACCGGCGATATGGGCTTCGGCTCTGCCAAGACCTTCGATCTCGAAGTATGGCTCCCGGGCCAGCAGGCGTACCGTGAGATCTCCTCCTGCTCGAACTGCGGCGATTTTCAGGCGCGGCGCGCGGGTATCCGTTATCGCGCCAAGGGGCAGAACAAGGCGCAGTTTCTGCATACGTTGAACGGCAGCGGACTGGCCGTGGGACGCACCTGGCTGGCGATCCTCGAAAACTACCAGCAGGCCGATGGTTCGGTGACCGTGCCCGAGGCGCTGGTACCCTATATGGGTGGGGAGACGGTGATCCGTCCCCGTGCCGGCGCATCGCTGTCCGCGGTGGTTGCCGGCAAGGAGAAGTAA
- a CDS encoding alkaline phosphatase family protein — MAPTKRFFAVLVSAALSFTSAPLATASVADSRPAAETPSAYNAHPKLVVLVVLDQFRADYLERYRDDFKGRGFKLFLDHGANFLDCYYGYANTETAPGHSTIGTGAYTDGHGIGGNEWWDLARSKDHPVTSVEDERYALVGVPSGEKTTPGSSPRNLRASTFGDELRLDTLGSSSVYGVSLKDRAAILPAGAAANGAFWIDQASGRFITSTYYMAQLPEWAQTFDDSGRIDQARQEANAPQGGNFYNTVGATPAAVSYELDFAKALITGADLGKHDTTDVLTLSISSTDILGHRVGPDSPDQRAMVDAVDTDLDSFFSWLDKNVDGGLGNVWIALTADHGIAPVPAVAANFGLDAATINVQKLVADLNDALNLKFSPGEKIQYLLDHQSLPYLVLNPAAFDRAGINEQEAEDAVQKALPQAFADLTKPQELKAPATSKLPPTPALFRSFTRLQMAGGQLPPTPFGELIAHSYTPNGGWYVMVVADAFQMAQMAPGGTNHFTPYSYDRHVPLDFYGAPFAPGMYHGRVEPVDLAATLASLLGVNQPSASVGHILTQALKPVSAVTYPKPVPVRTRAVHRIHAAADKSSAEAKPAAAAQNQ, encoded by the coding sequence ATGGCTCCTACCAAGCGCTTCTTCGCCGTGCTCGTTTCCGCCGCGCTCTCCTTTACCTCCGCGCCCCTTGCGACAGCCAGCGTCGCCGATAGCCGTCCGGCCGCAGAGACGCCGAGCGCCTACAACGCACACCCGAAGCTCGTCGTTCTGGTCGTGCTCGATCAGTTCCGCGCCGACTATCTCGAGCGCTACCGCGATGACTTCAAGGGCCGTGGTTTCAAGCTCTTCCTCGACCACGGCGCGAACTTCCTCGACTGCTACTACGGTTATGCCAATACCGAGACAGCCCCTGGCCACTCGACGATCGGCACCGGAGCCTACACGGACGGTCACGGCATTGGCGGCAACGAGTGGTGGGATCTGGCCCGCAGCAAGGATCATCCGGTCACGTCGGTCGAAGACGAACGCTATGCGCTGGTCGGCGTGCCCTCGGGCGAGAAGACCACTCCGGGCTCTTCACCGCGCAATCTCCGTGCCTCGACCTTCGGAGACGAGCTGCGCCTCGACACGCTCGGCAGCTCGAGTGTCTATGGCGTTTCTCTGAAGGACCGTGCTGCGATTCTGCCCGCGGGCGCTGCCGCCAACGGCGCCTTCTGGATCGACCAGGCCTCGGGCCGTTTCATCACCTCGACCTACTACATGGCGCAGCTGCCGGAGTGGGCGCAGACCTTCGACGACAGCGGACGCATCGACCAGGCCCGTCAGGAAGCGAATGCGCCGCAGGGTGGGAACTTCTACAACACCGTCGGCGCCACGCCTGCGGCCGTGAGCTATGAGCTCGACTTCGCCAAAGCGCTGATCACCGGCGCGGACCTGGGCAAGCACGACACGACCGATGTGCTGACCTTGAGCATCTCCTCGACCGACATTCTCGGCCACCGTGTCGGCCCCGATTCTCCCGACCAGCGCGCCATGGTCGATGCGGTCGACACCGATCTGGATAGCTTCTTCAGCTGGCTGGATAAGAATGTCGACGGCGGACTCGGCAACGTGTGGATTGCCCTTACCGCCGATCACGGCATTGCGCCGGTACCTGCCGTAGCTGCCAACTTCGGCCTGGATGCAGCCACCATCAACGTACAGAAGCTGGTTGCCGATCTGAATGACGCCCTGAACCTCAAGTTCTCGCCGGGCGAAAAGATCCAGTACCTGCTCGATCATCAATCTCTCCCCTACCTCGTGCTGAACCCGGCTGCCTTCGACCGCGCGGGCATCAACGAGCAGGAGGCTGAGGATGCGGTGCAGAAGGCGCTGCCGCAGGCCTTCGCAGACCTGACCAAGCCGCAGGAGCTGAAGGCTCCGGCCACCTCCAAGCTGCCGCCCACCCCGGCGCTCTTCCGCAGCTTTACCCGCCTGCAGATGGCCGGCGGCCAGCTTCCACCGACGCCCTTCGGGGAGCTGATCGCGCACAGCTACACGCCCAACGGCGGCTGGTATGTAATGGTCGTCGCCGATGCTTTCCAGATGGCGCAGATGGCTCCCGGGGGCACCAACCACTTCACCCCCTACTCCTATGACCGCCACGTGCCGCTCGATTTCTATGGCGCGCCGTTCGCGCCGGGCATGTACCACGGCCGCGTGGAACCGGTCGATCTCGCTGCCACGCTGGCCTCGCTGCTGGGCGTCAACCAGCCTTCGGCGTCGGTAGGGCATATCCTGACTCAGGCTCTGAAGCCGGTTTCGGCAGTAACCTATCCGAAGCCTGTGCCGGTACGCACGCGTGCTGTGCACCGCATACACGCCGCGGCAGACAAGTCTTCAGCCGAAGCAAAACCGGCGGCGGCCGCGCAGAACCAGTGA
- a CDS encoding SRPBCC family protein — protein MTENTVSEIERMVITRVFDAPRELVWKAWTDPKYIMQWWGPKGFTAPVCQMDFRVGGKLLCCMRAPDGQEFWNAVEYHEIVLHEKIVSLMYFSDSKGNKIDPSELGIEHEAVDGAYDVTLFEDLGNGQTKLTFIGNEPMESAKNSGQMEGWIQILDKIAAVVAELVHAK, from the coding sequence ATGACAGAAAACACGGTTAGTGAAATTGAGCGGATGGTCATTACAAGAGTTTTTGATGCCCCACGCGAGTTGGTTTGGAAGGCGTGGACAGACCCGAAGTACATCATGCAGTGGTGGGGACCGAAGGGCTTTACTGCGCCGGTTTGTCAGATGGATTTTCGCGTTGGAGGAAAGCTTCTCTGCTGCATGAGGGCGCCGGATGGGCAGGAGTTCTGGAATGCGGTCGAATACCACGAGATTGTTCTGCACGAGAAGATCGTTTCCCTGATGTACTTCTCGGACTCGAAGGGAAACAAGATCGACCCTTCGGAATTAGGAATCGAACATGAGGCTGTAGACGGTGCGTACGATGTGACCCTCTTTGAGGATCTCGGGAACGGTCAGACGAAACTCACCTTCATTGGAAATGAGCCCATGGAGAGCGCGAAAAATAGCGGTCAAATGGAGGGCTGGATCCAGATACTCGATAAAATTGCCGCCGTTGTTGCGGAGCTTGTACACGCGAAATAG
- a CDS encoding dihydroorotate dehydrogenase, translating to MRIQFAGIELANPVLAASGTFGYGVEFEEIVNLEKIGGFVTKGISREPMAGNAAPRIIETASGMMNAIGLQNVGVDAYLEQKLPPMRNYPRCAVIVNVFGGTARDYVEVIQKLNDAEGIAAYEINASCPNTDHGGMVFGTDPGALSDLVWRVKQVAKRPILIKLSPNVTSISQMARCAEESGADAVSLVNTFVSLAIDIDTRRPRIANVTAGLSGPAIKPIALRMVWEAAKSVKIPVIGLGGIVSAEDAVEFLIAGATAVQVGTATYADPRASERIAHGLEHWCTRHHIEKVTDLIGTLDTSKK from the coding sequence ATGCGCATCCAGTTCGCCGGCATTGAGCTGGCGAACCCCGTTCTCGCCGCCAGTGGCACCTTTGGCTACGGCGTCGAGTTCGAAGAGATCGTCAACCTCGAGAAGATCGGCGGCTTTGTCACCAAGGGCATCTCCCGCGAGCCGATGGCCGGCAATGCCGCGCCCCGCATCATTGAGACCGCCAGCGGCATGATGAACGCCATCGGCCTGCAGAATGTCGGCGTCGACGCCTATCTCGAGCAGAAGCTGCCGCCGATGCGCAACTACCCGCGCTGCGCGGTCATCGTGAACGTCTTCGGCGGCACCGCCCGCGATTACGTCGAGGTCATCCAGAAGCTCAACGATGCCGAGGGCATCGCCGCCTATGAGATCAACGCGTCCTGCCCAAACACCGACCACGGCGGCATGGTCTTCGGCACCGATCCCGGAGCGCTCAGTGATCTCGTCTGGCGCGTGAAGCAGGTGGCCAAACGCCCCATCCTCATTAAGCTCTCGCCCAACGTGACATCCATCTCCCAGATGGCTCGCTGTGCGGAAGAGTCCGGTGCCGACGCAGTTTCTCTGGTGAATACCTTCGTCTCTCTGGCCATCGATATCGATACCCGCAGGCCGCGCATCGCCAATGTAACCGCGGGGCTCTCGGGACCGGCCATCAAGCCCATCGCGCTGCGCATGGTGTGGGAAGCGGCGAAGTCCGTCAAGATTCCAGTCATCGGCCTCGGCGGCATCGTCTCAGCAGAGGATGCAGTCGAGTTTCTGATTGCCGGAGCGACCGCCGTACAGGTGGGCACAGCAACCTATGCCGACCCGCGCGCCTCGGAACGCATCGCTCACGGCCTCGAACACTGGTGCACCCGGCACCACATCGAGAAAGTCACCGACCTGATCGGGACACTGGATACAAGCAAGAAGTAA
- a CDS encoding TIM-barrel domain-containing protein — MRLFFSEGQPSRQVLLLLLAFMCLSGSSVAQTAVPPADQEGNIIIEPYAPNIVHVLIRVPGTGEAPSTGYGLIGKPSRIGWSEQEVQGGKMYQSGRMTVHVVRDQNGDRSPKGIPLDKLNMSLRDIFFPPGKRGPVDPRFVNHDDSIVITREGGKPLLTMRRWQIEPNNTDAAAIANAAAKNIPKPELYHISVLFDSPDDEHYYGLGQHQGGFLDLRDHRIDCWHDYGKPGGEEVCVPFMISSRGYGLVWDNPSKTHISLGINNVNSWSSDVADQISFFVISGKTTDDIYAGFRQISGITHLLPKGAYGYVQSKAIYATQDQLLDVAKGYRDRHLPADVLVVDFLNMTRQGEMDLDPKRWPNPGAMNDQLHSMGFTTMLSVWPHYSEGTQFYDMLKAKGWLISRPDGTPDRGNYSQAVGPNIDSTNPEAARWFWNKIRDRYIKPDHFDYIWLDETEPDVDPANDLFHIGTGPRFYDVYPLLHTAAIYDGFRHDYGDSRRVFSLARASYLGAQSNGTLFWSSDIVASWDMLKRSVPAGLNFTASGMPYWSTDIAGFFSPSFPPDYTPAKTPLIDPTPARDNIGRYSDYPELFTRWFEWGTFQPVLRAHGEREHNEVWSYGPQAEAILSKYLRLRYALLPYTYACAYRTYQNGAPYMRALFMDFGGDPLVRDITDEYMYGPAFLVAPVLEQGQTVRPVYLPAGTDWYDYWTHKRYVGGQTIMVNAPIDTLPLFVRAGSIVPLGSEILSTQQKQTVTKLLVFPGADTSFTLYDDDGTTYGYEKGKSQITELVWNDKTRQLTKDGKSVGAGSAMNIEVVEPI, encoded by the coding sequence ATGCGCCTCTTTTTCAGCGAGGGACAGCCCTCTCGGCAGGTGCTGCTGCTTCTCCTCGCCTTCATGTGTCTATCCGGCTCAAGCGTGGCGCAGACTGCCGTGCCGCCCGCGGACCAGGAAGGCAACATCATCATCGAACCCTATGCGCCGAACATCGTGCATGTGCTCATTCGCGTGCCCGGTACAGGTGAAGCGCCGTCCACCGGCTACGGCCTCATCGGCAAGCCCAGCCGCATCGGCTGGTCGGAGCAGGAAGTGCAAGGCGGGAAAATGTACCAGTCTGGCCGCATGACTGTGCACGTAGTGCGCGACCAGAACGGCGATCGCTCGCCGAAGGGTATCCCGCTCGACAAGCTGAATATGAGTCTGCGCGACATCTTCTTCCCGCCGGGAAAGCGAGGCCCGGTGGACCCCCGGTTCGTCAACCACGATGACAGCATCGTGATTACAAGAGAAGGGGGTAAGCCGCTGCTGACCATGCGCCGTTGGCAGATCGAGCCCAACAACACCGATGCCGCGGCCATAGCAAACGCCGCCGCGAAAAACATCCCCAAGCCCGAGCTGTACCACATCTCCGTCCTTTTCGATTCGCCGGATGACGAACACTACTACGGCCTGGGCCAGCATCAGGGAGGCTTTCTCGACCTCCGCGACCACCGCATCGATTGCTGGCACGATTACGGCAAGCCGGGCGGCGAGGAGGTTTGTGTTCCGTTCATGATCTCCAGCCGTGGCTACGGCCTGGTCTGGGATAACCCATCCAAAACCCATATCAGCCTCGGCATCAACAATGTGAACTCCTGGTCCTCCGATGTCGCCGACCAGATCTCCTTCTTTGTCATCTCCGGCAAAACCACGGACGATATTTACGCGGGCTTCCGGCAGATCAGCGGCATCACGCACCTGTTGCCCAAGGGTGCGTATGGCTATGTGCAGAGCAAGGCCATCTATGCCACGCAGGATCAGTTGCTGGATGTTGCCAAAGGCTACCGCGACCGCCATCTCCCTGCCGATGTGCTTGTGGTGGATTTTCTGAACATGACCCGTCAGGGCGAAATGGACCTCGATCCGAAGCGCTGGCCCAACCCCGGGGCCATGAATGACCAGCTGCACAGCATGGGATTCACCACTATGCTCAGCGTCTGGCCGCACTACTCCGAGGGCACGCAGTTCTACGACATGCTGAAGGCGAAGGGCTGGCTCATCAGCCGTCCGGACGGCACGCCGGACCGCGGCAACTACTCTCAGGCCGTCGGCCCCAACATCGACTCCACGAATCCGGAAGCCGCCCGCTGGTTCTGGAACAAAATCCGCGACCGGTATATCAAGCCGGATCACTTCGACTACATCTGGCTCGACGAGACGGAGCCGGACGTAGATCCTGCGAACGACCTCTTCCACATCGGCACCGGGCCGCGCTTCTATGACGTCTACCCGCTGCTGCATACAGCGGCGATCTACGACGGCTTCCGGCACGACTACGGTGATAGCCGCCGCGTCTTTTCACTGGCGCGCGCCTCGTACCTAGGCGCGCAGAGCAACGGCACGCTTTTCTGGTCGAGCGACATCGTGGCGAGCTGGGATATGTTGAAGCGGTCCGTACCCGCCGGCCTCAACTTCACCGCGTCCGGCATGCCGTACTGGAGCACGGATATCGCCGGCTTCTTCTCGCCGAGCTTTCCGCCGGACTACACGCCGGCGAAAACACCGCTGATCGACCCCACACCGGCCCGCGACAACATCGGCCGCTATTCGGACTATCCCGAACTGTTCACGCGCTGGTTTGAGTGGGGCACCTTTCAGCCCGTCCTCCGCGCCCACGGCGAACGGGAGCACAACGAGGTCTGGTCCTATGGACCTCAGGCGGAAGCGATTCTGTCGAAGTACCTGCGTCTGCGCTACGCGCTGCTGCCCTATACCTACGCTTGCGCCTATCGGACTTATCAGAATGGCGCGCCCTACATGCGCGCACTCTTTATGGACTTCGGCGGCGACCCTCTGGTGCGTGACATTACGGACGAGTACATGTACGGCCCGGCATTCCTTGTCGCGCCCGTTCTGGAGCAGGGGCAGACTGTGCGACCCGTTTACTTGCCAGCTGGCACCGACTGGTACGACTACTGGACGCACAAACGCTACGTTGGTGGCCAGACCATTATGGTCAACGCTCCCATCGACACGCTGCCGCTCTTCGTGCGCGCAGGCTCCATCGTCCCGCTCGGTTCAGAGATTCTGAGCACGCAGCAAAAGCAGACAGTGACGAAGCTTCTGGTCTTCCCGGGTGCAGACACCAGCTTTACTCTTTACGACGATGACGGCACCACCTATGGCTATGAGAAGGGCAAAAGCCAGATCACGGAGCTGGTCTGGAACGATAAGACCCGACAGCTTACAAAAGACGGCAAAAGTGTTGGCGCTGGGTCGGCGATGAACATAGAGGTGGTGGAGCCTATCTGA
- the greB gene encoding transcription elongation factor GreB, with protein sequence MRVGRIAKSVQELRSENKDVRKGFTRRPQESEPAAQGKNYITPGGLQRLKEEHWFLLTKDRPAVAEVVAWAASNGDRSENADYQYAKRRLRQIDGRIRFLSKRIEAAEVVDPEAPRTGLRATKVFFGATVLYANAAGVEREVSIVGTDEVDLDRNHISWVSPLGRALMRSSEGDSVVLEAPGGKEQLTVFKVRYERIDVEPFREPIGSYSAAKQS encoded by the coding sequence GTGAGAGTTGGTAGGATCGCGAAGAGCGTGCAAGAGTTGCGCTCGGAGAACAAAGACGTGCGAAAAGGCTTTACCAGAAGACCACAGGAGAGCGAGCCGGCGGCGCAGGGCAAGAACTACATCACGCCTGGGGGACTGCAGCGCCTGAAAGAGGAGCACTGGTTTCTGCTCACCAAGGATCGCCCGGCCGTGGCGGAGGTGGTGGCGTGGGCTGCCAGCAACGGCGATCGCAGCGAGAATGCCGACTACCAGTATGCCAAGCGGCGGCTGCGTCAGATCGATGGACGGATTCGCTTTCTCTCGAAGCGGATCGAAGCCGCGGAAGTGGTGGACCCGGAAGCTCCGCGCACAGGCCTGCGGGCGACGAAGGTATTCTTCGGCGCGACGGTGCTCTATGCCAATGCCGCGGGCGTGGAGCGAGAGGTGAGCATCGTCGGCACGGACGAGGTCGATCTCGATCGCAACCATATCAGCTGGGTTTCGCCTCTGGGGCGCGCGCTGATGCGGTCGAGCGAGGGAGACAGCGTGGTGCTCGAAGCGCCAGGCGGCAAGGAACAGCTAACGGTGTTCAAAGTGCGCTATGAGCGCATTGATGTAGAGCCGTTCCGCGAGCCGATTGGTTCTTACTCAGCTGCGAAGCAGTCTTAG